In Nitratiruptor sp. YY09-18, a single window of DNA contains:
- a CDS encoding aspartoacylase produces the protein MKVTIAGGVHGNELIGVYIVKKLMRENFWLKDIAIDYLLANPKAIKECRRYIDYDLNRSFSQEALSEDSHIYEYERAKVLKKRLEDTDFLIDLHTTTANMGITIVLSKDDPLSANVAKILAREYENVKILRWFGTEEGNFINSCVKSSITIEVGPVCQGVLDATLYFDTLKVLQRTLDVLRKEEQLQKSVECYDIFDYKDFPRTNGDLDGMIHPELLGRDYELLHPGDPIFLRFDEEEIFYDEVPSYPVFINEAAYYEKGIAFCLAKKSIV, from the coding sequence ATGAAAGTTACAATTGCAGGTGGCGTGCATGGAAATGAACTTATAGGCGTTTATATTGTAAAAAAACTGATGCGAGAAAATTTTTGGCTTAAAGATATTGCAATAGATTACTTACTAGCAAATCCAAAAGCTATAAAAGAGTGCAGACGCTATATAGACTACGATCTCAATCGCTCTTTTTCTCAAGAAGCACTCAGCGAAGACTCTCATATTTATGAATATGAACGAGCTAAAGTGCTCAAAAAGAGATTAGAAGATACAGATTTTCTCATAGATTTGCATACTACCACTGCAAATATGGGTATCACAATAGTACTTAGCAAAGATGATCCTCTAAGCGCAAATGTAGCCAAAATATTGGCAAGAGAGTATGAAAATGTCAAGATCCTTCGCTGGTTTGGCACTGAGGAAGGCAACTTTATCAATAGCTGTGTTAAAAGCTCCATTACAATTGAAGTAGGCCCAGTGTGTCAGGGAGTTCTTGATGCAACTCTCTACTTTGATACTCTTAAAGTACTTCAAAGAACACTCGATGTTTTGCGAAAAGAGGAGCAGCTACAAAAGAGCGTAGAGTGCTATGATATTTTTGATTACAAAGATTTTCCCAGAACTAATGGGGATCTTGATGGTATGATCCATCCAGAACTTTTGGGACGAGACTATGAGCTGCTTCATCCTGGAGATCCGATCTTCTTGCGATTTGATGAAGAGGAGATCTTTTATGATGAAGTCCCATCGTATCCCGTCTTTATCAATGAAGCTGCATATTATGAGAAAGGCATTGCATTTTGTCTTGCTAAAAAGAGTATTGTATAG
- a CDS encoding 6-phosphofructokinase, with amino-acid sequence MKIAIMGSGGDAPGMNPTIKRFVEAAYEMGHEPYFVYDGLEGLIDGKITKAIYKDVAGIIHRGGAIIGSSRSKRWYEKEYRKKAYGNLKAQDIDAIIVMGGDGSFRALDVFKKEFSINFIGIPTTIDNDIYGTDLCLGVDTALNVIRDAVDKIRDTASTFARAFVIETMGRECGYLAAVSAITSGAEVCVIPEVDFNKPLATKILKKEIEEGRRYILAIVAEGTKRTAEIAKWLEEDIGMETRVTVLGHIQRGGNPTVKDRMLGFGFALKALEALNAGKEGQIVVYKNGEFKLQNLEDALKPYAIDLQILSMLHFLD; translated from the coding sequence ATGAAAATAGCAATAATGGGAAGTGGTGGTGATGCTCCTGGAATGAATCCTACGATCAAAAGATTTGTAGAAGCGGCATATGAAATGGGACATGAGCCATATTTTGTTTATGATGGTCTTGAAGGGCTTATAGATGGGAAAATTACAAAAGCAATATATAAAGATGTTGCTGGGATCATCCACAGAGGCGGAGCAATTATTGGCTCATCGCGTTCAAAGCGATGGTATGAAAAAGAGTATAGAAAAAAGGCATATGGAAATCTCAAAGCACAAGATATCGATGCAATCATTGTGATGGGAGGAGATGGAAGTTTTAGAGCTTTAGATGTTTTTAAAAAAGAGTTTTCTATCAATTTCATAGGAATTCCAACTACTATAGATAATGATATCTATGGAACAGATTTGTGTTTAGGGGTCGATACTGCACTCAATGTCATACGTGATGCTGTAGATAAGATTCGCGATACCGCTTCTACTTTTGCACGAGCTTTTGTAATTGAGACGATGGGAAGAGAGTGTGGATATTTGGCTGCAGTGAGTGCAATTACTAGTGGAGCAGAGGTGTGCGTAATTCCAGAAGTAGATTTCAACAAGCCTCTTGCAACAAAAATTCTAAAAAAAGAGATAGAAGAGGGGAGACGATATATTTTAGCCATAGTTGCTGAAGGTACCAAAAGAACCGCTGAGATTGCAAAGTGGCTTGAAGAAGATATCGGTATGGAGACAAGAGTAACAGTGCTGGGACATATCCAGCGTGGGGGTAATCCTACAGTGAAAGATAGGATGTTAGGTTTTGGTTTTGCACTCAAAGCATTGGAAGCATTGAATGCGGGAAAAGAGGGGCAGATAGTGGTGTATAAAAATGGTGAATT
- the purL gene encoding phosphoribosylformylglycinamidine synthase subunit PurL, whose product MQNIQEILESHKLTLEDYEHIKQILGREPNLVEIGIFSAMWSEHCSYKSSKKYLKGFPTKAPWVIQGPGENAGVIDIGEGMAAVFKMESHNHPSFIEPYQGAATGVGGILRDIFTMGARPVANLNALRFGDVKRDDEVGAHQRYLVRGVVAGIGGYGNCVGVPTIGGEVSFDECYNGNILVNAFSLGICKKDEIFYGRAEGVGNPVIYVGSKTGRDGLGGAVMSSDSFTEETKKLRPTVQVGDPFTEKLLLEACLELFKTDYVVGIQDMGAAGLTSSSFEMAGRAGSGMKMYLDRVPMREEGMSPYELMLSESQERMLICAKKGTEEKVMEIFKKWDLDAAVIGEVTDTGRMELFWHGEKVADIPVAPVSEEAPELNRPTKKPEYLEYIKETSIDTVPHIDNQKAFEKLLSSLEVVNKAWVYEQYDSMVQTNTVKHPGTLDASVIRVKENGKAIAMSSKCNPRYCYIDPKGGAAAAVMAAGRNVAMSGARPLAITDCLNYGNPENPEVMWQFAQGTEGIKEACKALNTPVVSGNVSLYNETNGVSVYPTPTIAMVGLNEDANKVLPSYFQIENDVVYIIGDTEKEFGGSLYLKELFGKVEGELPKIDYEKELKLWNFVIEGNKRGLLKAAKDVGVGGIAIALAKMAAMGDKGFLGNFCFEDSREIFSETFSRALVEIDPKNMHALEELANEIGIHAIPLGTIGGNRFQLCEIDMEMEKLKSIYFNTFKREIEKDL is encoded by the coding sequence ATGCAAAATATCCAAGAGATATTAGAGAGTCACAAGCTCACTCTTGAAGACTATGAGCATATCAAGCAGATTCTAGGACGTGAACCAAATCTTGTAGAGATTGGAATTTTTAGCGCTATGTGGAGTGAGCACTGCTCATATAAATCTTCCAAAAAATATCTCAAAGGCTTTCCAACCAAAGCTCCATGGGTCATTCAAGGTCCTGGTGAGAATGCAGGAGTTATTGACATCGGAGAGGGGATGGCGGCAGTTTTTAAGATGGAGAGCCATAACCACCCAAGCTTTATTGAGCCTTATCAAGGGGCTGCAACGGGAGTTGGTGGAATTTTACGCGATATTTTTACTATGGGTGCACGTCCTGTAGCAAATCTTAATGCACTTCGTTTTGGTGATGTCAAAAGAGATGATGAAGTTGGAGCGCATCAGCGCTATTTAGTTCGAGGAGTAGTAGCTGGAATTGGAGGATATGGCAACTGTGTTGGTGTGCCGACCATTGGTGGAGAAGTGAGCTTTGATGAGTGCTACAATGGAAATATTTTAGTCAATGCATTTAGTCTTGGTATTTGCAAAAAAGATGAGATCTTCTATGGCAGAGCAGAAGGTGTAGGTAATCCGGTAATATATGTAGGGAGCAAAACAGGGCGTGATGGCCTAGGCGGCGCTGTTATGAGTAGTGATAGTTTTACTGAAGAGACAAAAAAGTTAAGACCGACTGTACAAGTTGGTGATCCATTTACCGAAAAGCTGCTTCTAGAAGCTTGTTTAGAACTTTTTAAAACAGACTATGTAGTGGGTATCCAGGATATGGGTGCAGCTGGGCTTACATCGAGTAGCTTCGAAATGGCTGGACGTGCCGGAAGTGGTATGAAGATGTATCTAGACAGAGTCCCAATGCGAGAAGAGGGTATGTCACCATATGAGTTGATGCTCTCTGAATCCCAAGAGCGTATGCTTATCTGTGCAAAAAAAGGTACAGAAGAGAAAGTTATGGAGATATTTAAAAAATGGGATCTTGATGCAGCCGTTATAGGAGAGGTAACTGATACTGGCCGCATGGAACTCTTCTGGCATGGAGAGAAGGTGGCAGATATACCTGTGGCACCTGTAAGTGAAGAAGCGCCAGAGCTTAATCGTCCAACCAAAAAACCAGAGTATCTAGAATATATCAAAGAGACTTCTATCGATACAGTTCCACACATAGATAATCAAAAGGCCTTTGAGAAGCTTCTAAGCTCCTTGGAAGTAGTCAACAAAGCATGGGTCTATGAGCAGTATGATTCTATGGTGCAGACCAATACTGTCAAACACCCTGGGACTTTGGATGCTAGTGTAATTCGCGTCAAGGAGAATGGCAAAGCTATCGCTATGAGCAGTAAGTGTAATCCAAGATACTGCTACATCGATCCAAAAGGGGGCGCAGCGGCTGCAGTGATGGCAGCAGGGCGTAATGTAGCGATGAGTGGGGCAAGACCTCTTGCTATAACAGATTGTCTCAACTATGGAAATCCGGAAAACCCAGAAGTAATGTGGCAGTTTGCCCAGGGAACTGAGGGTATCAAAGAGGCTTGTAAAGCCCTTAATACTCCAGTTGTGAGTGGAAACGTATCACTGTATAACGAAACAAACGGTGTAAGTGTCTATCCTACCCCAACTATTGCTATGGTAGGGCTCAATGAGGATGCAAACAAAGTCTTGCCTTCATATTTTCAAATAGAAAATGATGTGGTCTATATTATCGGAGACACCGAAAAAGAGTTTGGTGGAAGTCTCTATCTCAAAGAGCTTTTTGGAAAAGTTGAAGGAGAATTACCAAAAATTGACTATGAAAAAGAGCTCAAACTTTGGAACTTTGTCATAGAAGGCAATAAACGAGGGTTGCTCAAAGCTGCTAAAGATGTAGGAGTAGGAGGAATCGCTATTGCTCTTGCAAAAATGGCTGCCATGGGAGATAAAGGATTTTTGGGAAATTTTTGTTTTGAAGATAGCAGAGAAATTTTTAGTGAAACGTTTAGTAGGGCTCTCGTAGAAATTGATCCAAAAAATATGCACGCTCTTGAAGAGCTAGCAAACGAGATCGGTATCCATGCGATACCACTTGGCACTATTGGTGGTAATAGATTCCAGCTTTGTGAGATCGATATGGAGATGGAAAAACTAAAAAGTATCTACTTCAATACATTTAAAAGAGAAATAGAGAAGGATTTATAA
- the metE gene encoding 5-methyltetrahydropteroyltriglutamate--homocysteine S-methyltransferase, producing MPYVSGFPRIGEKRELKFALEKYWNNEITLAELQNVAKTLRKRHWNYQKEAGIEFISSNDFSFYDQMIDTIVMVGAEPEEYKDLGGLDRYFAMARGDKTHKALAMTKWFNTNYHYFVPILHKDQNFSLNLDKVISEYQEAKNLGIETKVNLIGPVTFLALSRTSDGSNPLDLLDRLLPIYQKALDKLIEIGVKIIQLDEPALVRDPDEKLLNALQKSYETLKADDLELFVVTYFEHANEAVQILVDTSIDGIGLDFVHGPKNIESVEKIAKSGKKLIAGVVDGRNIWVSDIEKKVEFLNALPIDKDRLVVSTSCSLLHVPYTLEYEEKLDSNIKTWLAFAKEKLNELRIINKLYRSKELGEDEVLLEANKKANTTRKSSTQIHNKSVQDRLANLTKEECERSLPATRRLELQHEILKYPILPTTTIGSFPQTKEVRAIRKAYKDGVMSEEEYKEKIKEQIRYCVKVQEDIGLDVLVHGEFERNDMVEYFGEFLEGVTFSQNGWVQSYGSRCVKPPIIFGDVSRPKPMTVEWITYAQSLTDKPMKGMLTGPVTMLNWSFVRDDLQKETVYKQMALAIADEVKDLQEAGIKIIQVDEAAFKEGYPLRNENKNEYERVAVESFKIATAVAKPETQIHTHMCYSDFNDIMPTIDAMDADVISIETARNGNRLLEAFKNYNYQKEVGAGVYDIHSPRIPSKEELIKEIEQRMQVFPASKLWINPDCGLKTRKWEEVIPALTNMVEATKEVRKRIVKL from the coding sequence ATGCCATATGTATCAGGATTTCCAAGAATTGGTGAAAAAAGAGAGCTCAAGTTTGCTTTGGAAAAATATTGGAATAATGAGATAACTTTAGCGGAACTGCAAAACGTTGCAAAAACTCTTCGAAAACGACACTGGAATTACCAAAAAGAAGCGGGAATTGAATTTATCAGCTCAAACGACTTTAGTTTTTATGATCAGATGATTGATACGATTGTTATGGTTGGTGCAGAACCTGAAGAGTACAAAGATTTAGGTGGGTTGGATCGCTATTTTGCGATGGCTCGAGGTGATAAAACGCATAAAGCACTCGCAATGACAAAATGGTTCAATACAAACTACCACTATTTTGTACCGATACTCCATAAAGATCAAAATTTTTCTTTGAATCTGGACAAAGTCATAAGCGAATATCAAGAGGCTAAAAATTTGGGAATAGAGACAAAGGTTAACCTCATAGGACCGGTGACATTCTTGGCACTTTCTAGAACCAGTGATGGTTCCAATCCACTTGATCTTTTGGATAGACTCCTGCCTATTTATCAAAAGGCACTGGATAAGCTTATAGAAATTGGTGTAAAGATTATTCAGCTTGATGAACCGGCATTAGTAAGAGATCCGGATGAAAAACTTCTCAATGCATTACAAAAATCGTATGAAACCTTAAAGGCAGATGATCTCGAACTTTTTGTCGTGACCTATTTTGAGCATGCAAATGAAGCTGTCCAAATACTCGTTGATACCTCCATTGATGGAATTGGTCTCGATTTTGTACATGGTCCAAAAAATATCGAATCTGTTGAAAAAATCGCAAAAAGTGGAAAAAAACTTATTGCCGGTGTAGTTGATGGCAGAAACATCTGGGTGAGTGATATAGAGAAAAAAGTGGAATTTTTAAATGCACTCCCGATAGACAAGGACCGGCTCGTCGTCTCAACAAGCTGCTCACTTTTGCATGTTCCCTATACTTTGGAATATGAAGAAAAGCTGGACAGCAATATAAAAACATGGCTTGCTTTTGCAAAAGAGAAACTCAATGAGCTTAGAATCATTAATAAACTTTATCGAAGCAAAGAGCTTGGAGAGGATGAAGTGCTTTTGGAAGCCAATAAAAAAGCAAATACAACTAGAAAAAGCTCTACTCAGATTCACAACAAAAGTGTCCAAGATAGACTTGCAAACTTGACAAAAGAGGAATGTGAACGATCATTGCCTGCGACAAGGAGACTTGAGCTTCAGCATGAAATTTTGAAATATCCGATCTTGCCAACTACGACAATCGGAAGTTTTCCACAAACAAAAGAGGTTAGAGCCATTAGAAAAGCTTACAAAGATGGTGTGATGAGTGAAGAGGAGTACAAAGAAAAGATCAAAGAGCAGATTCGCTATTGCGTCAAAGTGCAAGAAGATATCGGTCTTGATGTTTTGGTGCATGGCGAGTTTGAGAGAAACGATATGGTGGAGTATTTCGGCGAGTTTCTTGAAGGGGTGACATTCAGCCAAAACGGATGGGTACAAAGCTATGGAAGCAGATGCGTCAAACCTCCTATCATTTTCGGGGATGTCAGCAGACCAAAACCGATGACGGTAGAGTGGATTACGTATGCACAAAGTCTCACGGACAAACCGATGAAAGGGATGTTAACCGGTCCTGTGACTATGCTCAACTGGAGTTTTGTGCGAGATGATTTACAAAAAGAGACAGTCTATAAACAGATGGCGTTGGCGATTGCCGATGAAGTGAAAGATTTGCAAGAAGCCGGTATTAAGATTATCCAAGTAGATGAAGCGGCTTTCAAAGAGGGTTATCCTTTGCGTAATGAAAACAAAAATGAGTATGAAAGAGTCGCTGTTGAGAGTTTTAAAATCGCAACCGCCGTGGCTAAACCCGAAACACAAATCCACACCCATATGTGTTACAGCGACTTTAACGATATCATGCCGACAATTGATGCGATGGATGCAGATGTGATTTCCATCGAGACGGCGCGAAACGGAAACAGACTCTTGGAGGCTTTTAAAAACTACAACTACCAAAAAGAGGTTGGTGCTGGCGTTTACGATATTCACTCTCCAAGAATTCCTAGCAAAGAAGAACTTATTAAAGAGATTGAACAAAGAATGCAGGTTTTCCCAGCTTCAAAACTTTGGATCAATCCGGACTGCGGGCTTAAAACCAGAAAATGGGAAGAGGTGATTCCGGCTTTGACAAATATGGTAGAAGCAACGAAAGAGGTGCGAAAACGTATCGTTAAGCTATAA
- the ruvX gene encoding Holliday junction resolvase RuvX, which translates to MSYSIRCLGSFVLANRVAAIDVGLKRIGTAICLDGKIVLPQNPILRKNRNQAARDVSEFLKEWQIDTLVVGIPDGSSKEEMQKRIEHFVNLLDFNGNVEYIDEGFTSYEAKEATKGVIKHKKDGKIDSIAAQKILERWLLGR; encoded by the coding sequence GTGAGCTACTCGATAAGATGTTTGGGGAGTTTTGTCTTGGCAAATAGAGTTGCAGCGATCGATGTGGGTTTGAAGCGAATAGGTACCGCTATCTGTCTCGATGGCAAAATCGTATTGCCCCAAAATCCAATTTTACGTAAAAACAGAAACCAGGCAGCCCGTGATGTGAGCGAGTTTCTTAAAGAGTGGCAAATAGATACTCTAGTAGTAGGAATTCCTGATGGTAGTTCAAAAGAGGAGATGCAAAAGCGTATCGAGCATTTTGTCAATCTTTTAGATTTTAACGGTAATGTAGAATATATTGATGAAGGTTTTACTTCATATGAGGCCAAAGAGGCAACAAAAGGTGTCATAAAACACAAAAAAGATGGCAAAATTGACTCCATTGCTGCACAAAAGATTTTAGAGAGGTGGCTGCTTGGTCGCTAA
- a CDS encoding TIGR00341 family protein, which yields MHCYLLYDKNIEPQIIKDYSSLIYKHLHKHPIKKEFHKNIIDFPSSSTIFLLVGDTEIKSWLHNAKAKNFTLYIIPHASNPLAQKYFHLPTTFEELFTLTTKQHYFTYCNEKLLFASAIVGDKIWITNQNLFLSFLKNFYNIRLFKTNITLKFHKLISVSLLIEAGDARYIKEKRDTFFTDIQTGCKKVAAIIYAPTSVIEAFKLRYFLVKKDQKYLPKGIGTLVTDTITITTDKDLTLLCDNEEPIISKDVVIKSVPTNLQIVSGAQKCSKEGKETIRVDRLPKDEEFINFYTKRTLPFLPIAPEEAFADLFKKIKENAKISIEYTVLLLISVLMATFGLFQNSSPTIIGAMILAPLMAPVISLAMGIIRFDETLVKNSFKTVFISTLLALLLALGFTNLFPIEHMTQQMAIRTNPTLLDLGVAILAGLAAAYGYTNSKVGESLAGVAIAVALVPPLCVAGIGLGWGNLDVFYKAFLLYLANIVGIVFAAGIMFYLLGYASKRYASAALIIKLLLLASIFFPLYVATQTVLKEERIYEQIKYLKFKNVTLQLDNIQYHKNGATLFISVLSKKNLSAREKEAILQQIKKKFPAENLIISFKQML from the coding sequence ATGCATTGCTATTTATTGTACGATAAAAATATTGAACCGCAGATTATAAAGGACTATTCATCTCTTATATATAAGCATCTCCATAAACATCCAATTAAAAAAGAGTTTCACAAAAATATAATCGATTTCCCTTCATCATCAACCATTTTTTTGCTTGTAGGTGATACAGAGATCAAATCATGGCTACATAATGCAAAAGCGAAAAATTTCACTCTCTATATCATTCCTCATGCTTCAAACCCTTTGGCACAAAAGTACTTCCATCTCCCAACAACTTTTGAAGAGCTTTTCACACTCACTACAAAACAACACTATTTTACATATTGTAACGAAAAACTTCTCTTTGCCTCAGCAATAGTTGGGGATAAAATATGGATAACAAATCAAAATCTCTTTCTCTCATTTTTAAAAAACTTCTATAATATTCGACTTTTTAAAACCAATATAACACTCAAATTCCACAAGCTCATTTCTGTATCACTTTTAATAGAAGCTGGAGATGCAAGATATATCAAAGAAAAAAGAGATACCTTTTTTACCGATATTCAAACTGGATGCAAAAAAGTAGCTGCTATTATCTATGCGCCTACGAGTGTAATAGAAGCTTTTAAACTACGTTATTTCCTTGTAAAAAAAGACCAAAAATATCTGCCAAAAGGCATAGGAACATTAGTTACAGATACCATCACAATTACAACTGACAAAGATCTCACCCTCCTTTGCGATAATGAAGAGCCTATAATCTCTAAAGATGTGGTAATCAAAAGTGTGCCAACGAATCTTCAAATAGTATCAGGAGCACAAAAGTGCTCTAAAGAGGGAAAAGAGACTATAAGAGTTGATCGCCTACCTAAAGATGAGGAGTTTATCAATTTTTACACCAAAAGAACTTTACCATTTTTACCAATAGCTCCTGAAGAAGCTTTTGCAGATCTTTTCAAAAAAATCAAAGAGAATGCCAAAATAAGCATAGAATATACAGTTTTACTTCTAATAAGTGTTTTGATGGCAACTTTCGGCCTTTTCCAAAACTCCTCACCTACCATTATTGGAGCTATGATTTTAGCTCCGCTTATGGCGCCTGTAATATCGCTTGCCATGGGAATCATTCGATTTGATGAAACCCTTGTCAAAAATAGTTTCAAAACGGTATTTATTTCCACACTTTTAGCTCTTTTGCTAGCCCTCGGGTTTACAAATCTATTCCCAATAGAGCACATGACACAGCAGATGGCTATACGCACCAATCCTACTCTCCTTGATCTTGGTGTAGCAATCCTCGCAGGACTTGCCGCTGCATATGGATATACAAACTCAAAAGTTGGAGAGAGTTTAGCTGGAGTTGCTATTGCGGTAGCACTCGTACCGCCTCTTTGTGTGGCAGGCATTGGCTTAGGATGGGGAAATCTTGATGTATTTTACAAGGCATTTTTGCTCTATCTTGCAAACATTGTAGGAATTGTTTTTGCAGCAGGGATAATGTTTTATCTTCTTGGCTATGCATCCAAAAGATATGCCTCTGCTGCACTTATTATAAAACTACTACTCCTTGCATCAATCTTTTTTCCACTCTATGTCGCCACGCAGACAGTCCTTAAAGAAGAGCGAATTTATGAGCAGATCAAATATTTAAAATTTAAAAATGTAACATTGCAACTTGATAATATCCAATATCATAAGAATGGAGCAACTCTTTTTATATCGGTTTTGAGTAAGAAGAATTTGAGTGCAAGGGAAAAAGAAGCAATTTTGCAGCAAATCAAGAAAAAATTTCCTGCGGAAAACCTTATCATATCTTTTAAACAGATGTTGTAA
- the htpX gene encoding protease HtpX: MGIVLFILMNLAVMASIYLTIFIIEAFFGVRLDQGTISGLLILSLIVGFSGAIISLFLSKWMAKMHMGVQVIEQPTNATEEWLVNTVYKLADEAGIGRPEVGIFNGPPNAFATGWNRNDALVAVSTSLLELMSPEEVEGVLAHEVSHIKHGDMITMTLLQGVLNTFVFFFSRLIANIIAPKDEEGNPSPMAYMAISFALEIALTIFATMLAMWFSRYREYKADEGAVRLDGPQGIYYALAKLGQIPKEQVALPSDMKAFGIVGFLDLFASHPPIEKRLAHIKQVAKEMGYQI, from the coding sequence ATGGGGATTGTTCTCTTTATCCTTATGAACTTAGCCGTCATGGCTTCAATATATTTGACAATATTTATCATCGAAGCTTTCTTTGGTGTACGGTTGGATCAGGGTACAATTAGTGGCCTTTTGATTCTCTCACTTATTGTAGGATTTAGTGGTGCAATCATTTCGCTTTTCCTCTCAAAATGGATGGCGAAGATGCACATGGGCGTGCAAGTGATAGAGCAACCGACCAATGCGACTGAAGAGTGGCTTGTCAATACTGTATATAAGCTTGCGGATGAAGCTGGAATAGGAAGACCAGAAGTAGGGATCTTTAATGGACCACCTAATGCATTTGCCACTGGCTGGAATCGCAATGATGCTTTGGTGGCAGTCTCTACATCCTTGCTAGAACTTATGAGTCCTGAAGAGGTAGAGGGTGTTTTGGCTCATGAGGTTAGCCATATCAAACATGGCGATATGATCACTATGACACTCTTGCAGGGCGTGCTCAATACCTTCGTCTTTTTCTTCTCTCGTCTCATTGCAAATATCATTGCACCAAAAGATGAAGAGGGTAATCCTAGTCCAATGGCCTATATGGCTATAAGTTTTGCGCTAGAGATTGCTCTCACAATTTTTGCGACAATGCTTGCTATGTGGTTTAGCAGATATCGCGAGTACAAGGCAGACGAGGGTGCAGTGCGTCTCGATGGTCCACAAGGCATCTACTATGCCTTAGCAAAACTTGGTCAAATTCCAAAAGAGCAAGTGGCACTCCCTAGTGATATGAAGGCATTCGGGATAGTGGGATTTTTGGATCTCTTTGCATCACATCCGCCCATTGAAAAACGCCTTGCACATATCAAGCAAGTTGCTAAGGAGATGGGATATCAAATCTGA
- the mnmE gene encoding tRNA uridine-5-carboxymethylaminomethyl(34) synthesis GTPase MnmE: MSSKKTDTIAAVATPHGVGSIAIVRLSGPKALTIAQNLTKSTLKPRFAHLRTLYNKYDEMIDQAIVIYFQSPHSFTGEDIVEFQCHGGIVVADMVLKAVLSHGARLAEPGEFSKRAFINGKIDLSEAEAIAKIIEAKSEDAAKILARQLKGELAEFVEEIREQLIRILAYVEVNIDYAEEDLPVDLQEQMQRQLETISKNLAKTLESSKRREGLIEGFKVAIIGKPNTGKSSLLNALLNYERAIVSDIAGTTRDTIEESVRIGSHLVRFVDTAGIREAQDTIERIGVERSIKAIKESDIVIAMFDASRPLDSEDQKIIDLIQRYKNEKDIIVVLNKIDLGMEITIEDNEPIELSVKQDISPLIKKLQTILDSYANTEEILLVSRRQIDAVAKALEAIDAAKMPLQIGELEIFAFHLNEAITAIGSITRPMESSELLDKMFGEFCLGK, translated from the coding sequence ATGAGTTCAAAAAAAACTGATACAATTGCAGCGGTAGCCACTCCTCATGGGGTAGGCTCTATCGCAATTGTGCGATTAAGTGGCCCCAAAGCTCTTACAATAGCGCAAAACCTCACCAAAAGCACGTTAAAACCTCGTTTTGCACATCTACGTACTCTTTATAACAAATATGATGAAATGATAGATCAAGCTATTGTTATCTATTTTCAATCCCCTCATAGCTTTACTGGTGAAGATATTGTCGAGTTTCAATGCCATGGAGGAATAGTTGTTGCTGATATGGTACTCAAAGCTGTTCTTTCTCATGGTGCACGTCTTGCTGAGCCTGGAGAGTTTAGCAAAAGAGCTTTTATAAACGGTAAAATAGACTTAAGCGAAGCTGAAGCAATCGCAAAGATTATAGAAGCTAAGAGTGAGGATGCTGCCAAGATCCTTGCGCGCCAACTTAAAGGTGAGCTTGCTGAATTTGTGGAAGAGATAAGAGAGCAGCTTATTCGCATCCTTGCCTATGTAGAAGTCAATATCGATTATGCTGAAGAGGATCTACCAGTAGATCTGCAAGAGCAGATGCAAAGGCAGCTTGAAACTATTAGCAAAAATTTAGCCAAAACACTTGAATCGAGCAAGCGTCGAGAAGGGCTTATTGAAGGATTTAAAGTTGCCATTATTGGCAAACCAAATACTGGCAAGAGCTCTTTACTCAATGCTCTGTTAAACTATGAAAGAGCAATAGTGAGCGATATCGCAGGAACTACAAGAGATACGATTGAGGAGAGTGTCAGAATTGGCTCGCATCTTGTTCGTTTTGTAGACACTGCTGGAATTCGTGAAGCGCAAGATACAATTGAGCGAATAGGCGTAGAGCGTAGTATCAAAGCTATAAAAGAGAGTGATATTGTCATAGCTATGTTTGATGCAAGTAGGCCGCTTGATAGTGAAGATCAAAAAATTATTGATCTTATACAACGGTACAAAAATGAAAAAGACATTATAGTAGTATTGAATAAAATCGATCTTGGTATGGAGATAACTATCGAAGATAATGAACCAATAGAGCTAAGTGTCAAGCAAGATATTTCACCACTTATTAAAAAGCTCCAAACAATTCTCGATAGTTATGCAAATACTGAAGAGATTTTGCTTGTCTCACGGCGTCAGATAGATGCAGTAGCTAAGGCTCTTGAAGCAATTGATGCAGCAAAAATGCCTCTGCAGATAGGAGAATTGGAGATTTTTGCTTTTCACCTCAATGAAGCAATTACCGCTATTGGTTCTATAACAAGGCCGATGGAGAGTAGTGAGCTACTCGATAAGATGTTTGGGGAGTTTTGTCTTGGCAAATAG